From Candidatus Rubrimentiphilum sp., one genomic window encodes:
- a CDS encoding DUF5916 domain-containing protein, whose amino-acid sequence MRSSPRAVFVLVAAALAFACVQPAHASVQATVQVPAVRAAAPIPLDPSIPASAWQPGAIPESGGFEDLTTRTIAPHPTQVWMLYDSVNLYVAFHAEQKGTPITATQTTNDVGFGTDDFVGVGIDTSGAGTNIYFFETTPRGVRYQQANENARYRPLWQAAAAIQGDSWNAVMVIPLSAMRIHAGSPQSWRINFFRSVAAPNERYTWAYDGVMQDVQVSNGWPLFTEARFWPSWTGITGLNARTALPKPHVEIFALESIGRDRKLFQQANGQFLKQDARPVGLDVTYPLTSTINFVGTLNPDFSNVEIDQQTIAPQEFRRFLREYRPFFAQGAQFLNPNQAPIGGNEIFYSPSVGPFDRGAKVEGTFGRQSFGVLNFKGYDQSTGNEFNDTAFGYSHALQDRTFLYWADGVIAHHSIFGSDTAVEAGIKGRNLKNGFVYGIDDASEHGTWVPQGVAHSFNSFIDVHKPNYEWNIDYGDISPNYNPIDGITANSDIRGFSFFGDAGGSSRGVKNFLVFVNADRFLDRSGAVHQADSSIGLQAAFPSGFSLNFIGPQISELRSYSVLDPASVGTTCNDPDLPRSYFTGYPGYFCGRTDTFNLFTAAFGYKDGTARPLDASINFGKFGFGFVGQNDNGPDYLHLYSISTSRPIGVFSLGLEYDGSFERAITTGAFDSQWLRRISLGAQLGPDENLTISLRSVNGRGGFSPPGTNLAAAYHRRFRNGDELFLNFGTPAASRTLDRFIIKYLFRFGGGAGT is encoded by the coding sequence TTGAGAAGTTCTCCGCGCGCCGTTTTCGTGCTTGTGGCTGCCGCGCTCGCATTTGCGTGCGTGCAGCCGGCGCACGCCTCGGTACAGGCAACCGTGCAAGTTCCGGCCGTGCGGGCCGCCGCGCCGATCCCGCTCGACCCGTCCATTCCGGCGTCTGCCTGGCAACCGGGCGCGATTCCGGAATCCGGCGGCTTCGAGGATCTCACCACGCGAACCATCGCTCCGCATCCGACGCAAGTGTGGATGCTCTACGACTCCGTCAATCTCTACGTCGCCTTTCACGCCGAACAGAAAGGGACACCGATCACCGCCACGCAGACCACCAACGACGTCGGCTTCGGCACCGACGATTTTGTGGGCGTGGGAATCGACACGAGCGGCGCGGGCACCAATATCTACTTTTTCGAGACGACGCCGCGCGGCGTACGCTACCAGCAAGCCAACGAAAACGCGCGCTATCGCCCGCTGTGGCAAGCCGCGGCTGCGATCCAAGGCGACTCGTGGAATGCGGTCATGGTCATCCCGTTGAGTGCGATGCGCATCCATGCCGGCTCGCCGCAAAGCTGGCGGATCAATTTCTTTCGCAGCGTCGCCGCGCCGAACGAGCGCTACACGTGGGCCTACGATGGCGTGATGCAGGACGTGCAAGTCAGCAACGGCTGGCCGCTCTTCACCGAAGCGCGCTTTTGGCCGTCGTGGACCGGCATTACCGGATTGAACGCGCGGACCGCGCTGCCGAAACCGCACGTCGAGATCTTCGCGCTGGAAAGCATTGGGCGAGACCGCAAACTCTTCCAGCAGGCCAACGGCCAGTTTCTGAAACAAGACGCGCGCCCGGTAGGCCTCGACGTCACCTATCCGCTGACCAGTACGATCAATTTCGTCGGGACGCTCAATCCGGACTTCTCAAACGTCGAGATCGATCAGCAGACGATCGCGCCGCAAGAGTTCCGCCGCTTCTTGCGAGAGTACCGGCCGTTCTTTGCGCAAGGCGCGCAGTTCTTGAATCCGAACCAGGCGCCGATCGGCGGCAACGAGATCTTTTACTCGCCGTCGGTCGGCCCGTTCGATCGCGGCGCCAAAGTTGAGGGAACGTTCGGCCGGCAATCGTTCGGCGTGTTGAACTTCAAAGGCTACGATCAGTCTACCGGTAACGAATTTAACGACACGGCGTTCGGCTACTCGCACGCCCTGCAAGATCGCACGTTCCTCTACTGGGCCGACGGAGTGATCGCGCATCACAGCATCTTCGGCAGCGACACCGCGGTCGAAGCCGGCATCAAGGGACGCAATCTCAAGAACGGCTTCGTCTACGGAATCGACGACGCCAGCGAACACGGAACGTGGGTGCCTCAGGGCGTCGCCCACAGCTTCAACAGCTTCATCGACGTTCACAAGCCGAACTACGAATGGAACATCGACTACGGCGACATCAGTCCGAACTACAATCCTATTGACGGAATCACAGCCAACTCTGACATCCGCGGCTTCAGTTTCTTCGGCGACGCCGGCGGCTCGAGCCGCGGCGTAAAAAACTTTCTCGTCTTCGTGAACGCCGATCGATTCCTCGATCGTTCCGGAGCCGTGCATCAGGCGGACTCCAGCATCGGCCTGCAGGCCGCATTTCCGAGCGGCTTCTCGCTGAACTTCATCGGACCGCAAATCAGCGAGCTGCGCAGCTACTCGGTGCTCGACCCCGCGAGCGTGGGCACGACGTGCAACGATCCGGATCTTCCGCGGTCGTACTTCACGGGATACCCGGGTTACTTCTGCGGACGGACGGATACGTTCAACCTGTTTACCGCCGCGTTCGGGTATAAAGACGGCACCGCCAGACCGCTGGATGCGTCGATCAACTTCGGAAAGTTCGGCTTCGGCTTCGTCGGACAGAACGACAACGGTCCCGACTATCTGCACTTATACTCGATCTCGACGTCGCGGCCGATCGGCGTCTTTTCGCTGGGGCTGGAATACGACGGAAGTTTCGAACGCGCGATTACGACGGGCGCCTTCGATTCGCAATGGCTGCGGCGCATCTCGCTCGGCGCGCAACTCGGCCCCGACGAGAACTTGACGATTTCGCTGCGCTCGGTCAACGGGCGCGGCGGTTTCTCGCCGCCCGGCACAAATCTTGCGGCTGCCTATCACCGCCGCTTCCGCAACGGCGACGAGCTGTTCTTAAACTTCGGCACGCCGGCGGCGTCGCGCACGCTCGACCGGTTCATCATTAAGTATCTCTTCCGGTTCGGCGGCGGCGCCGGAACGTGA